One Nocardia sp. BMG111209 DNA segment encodes these proteins:
- a CDS encoding PucR family transcriptional regulator ligand-binding domain-containing protein — translation MQAGARLLTIRDVLRMPVLRAGGAELVAGRSGADGEVRWVHATELADVAPLLRSGDLVLTTGIALPGSRSGLDEFVASLVARGVAGLVVELGRRWTAVPHPLVLACESRGLPLIVLARETSFAAVTQSVGERIVEEQLEELREAQRVHDTFTELSIAEAGPAQILDAVQQLSGAAVVLEDEQHRVVDYRSGSADIAGFLTNWQTRSRAVETTSRTLWHEADGWLVTRLGRRDRGWGRLVLQVPGPPPQRLIAMIERAAAALAMYRLHDQNRSGLVRRTHHELLLAILTDPDAPELPQRCELLGLAVTGRVFVGVAVRPVLPMDRPGGPPSSLADDVIAALVRAARESAVPALVATVEGEIRALLSIAAEADARAVVDEIAERVARRHPVVFGVGRTVARIHLADRTLKEARHVVESVPQEATGRPVHRIDDVHVRGLLTVLGDDERLSLFVDRELRPLREYDERYAGDLMDALRALLRFPGNKSGAAASLSMSRPAFYDRLAKIAALLRVDLDDPDIRVSLHLAVIADEMLRRP, via the coding sequence ATGCAGGCCGGTGCTCGATTGCTGACAATTCGCGACGTCCTCCGCATGCCGGTGCTGCGGGCCGGTGGGGCCGAGCTGGTGGCCGGCCGGTCCGGCGCCGACGGCGAGGTCCGCTGGGTGCACGCCACCGAACTCGCGGATGTCGCACCCCTGTTGCGGTCCGGTGACCTGGTCCTCACCACCGGTATCGCGCTGCCCGGCAGCCGGTCCGGCCTGGACGAATTCGTCGCGAGCCTGGTGGCCCGGGGCGTCGCGGGCCTGGTCGTGGAGCTGGGCCGGCGCTGGACGGCGGTACCGCATCCGCTGGTGCTGGCCTGCGAGTCGCGCGGGCTGCCGCTGATCGTGCTGGCCCGGGAGACCAGTTTCGCGGCGGTGACCCAGTCGGTGGGGGAGCGCATCGTGGAGGAGCAGCTCGAGGAACTGCGTGAGGCGCAGCGGGTGCACGACACCTTCACCGAACTGAGCATCGCCGAGGCGGGCCCGGCCCAGATCCTGGACGCGGTGCAGCAGCTGTCCGGCGCCGCCGTGGTGCTCGAGGACGAACAGCACCGGGTGGTCGACTACCGGTCCGGCAGCGCGGACATCGCCGGCTTCCTCACCAATTGGCAGACCCGTTCCCGTGCCGTGGAGACCACCAGCCGCACCCTGTGGCACGAGGCCGACGGCTGGCTGGTGACCCGGCTGGGCCGCCGCGATCGCGGCTGGGGCCGGCTGGTGTTGCAGGTGCCGGGCCCGCCGCCGCAGCGGCTGATCGCGATGATCGAGCGGGCCGCGGCCGCGCTGGCCATGTACCGGCTGCACGATCAGAACCGCAGCGGGCTGGTCCGCCGCACCCACCACGAACTGCTGCTGGCCATCCTGACCGATCCGGACGCCCCCGAGCTGCCCCAGCGCTGCGAACTGCTGGGCCTGGCGGTGACCGGCCGGGTCTTCGTCGGCGTCGCGGTGCGCCCGGTACTGCCGATGGACCGGCCGGGCGGCCCGCCGTCCTCCCTGGCCGACGACGTGATCGCCGCACTGGTCCGGGCCGCGCGCGAATCGGCCGTGCCCGCCCTGGTCGCGACCGTGGAGGGCGAGATCCGGGCCCTGCTGTCGATCGCCGCCGAGGCCGATGCCCGCGCGGTGGTCGACGAGATCGCCGAGCGGGTGGCCCGGCGGCATCCGGTGGTGTTCGGGGTGGGCCGGACGGTGGCGCGGATCCACCTGGCCGACCGCACCCTGAAGGAGGCCCGGCACGTGGTCGAGTCCGTACCGCAGGAGGCCACCGGCCGTCCGGTGCACCGCATCGACGATGTGCACGTGCGCGGCCTGCTGACCGTCCTCGGCGACGACGAGCGGCTGAGCCTGTTCGTCGATCGCGAACTGCGGCCGCTGCGCGAATACGACGAGCGCTACGCGGGCGATCTGATGGACGCGCTACGGGCGTTGCTGCGCTTCCCGGGCAACAAGTCCGGGGCCGCCGCCAGCCTCAGCATGTCCCGGCCCGCGTTCTACGACCGGCTGGCGAAGATCGCCGCGCTGCTGCGGGTGGATCTGGACGATCCCGACATCCGGGTGTCGCTGCACCTGGCCGTGATAGCCGACGAGATGCTACGCCGCCCGTAG
- the mtrA gene encoding MtrAB system response regulator MtrA yields MDAGPDRNRDRQVKPRILIVDDDLALTEMLTIVLGKQGYEPYAINNGAQALDAVRDLRPDLVLLDLMLPGMNGVDVCRTLRGESVNVPILMLTAKTDTIDVVVGLESGADDYVAKPFKPKELIARVRARLRRATDEPIEQLTIGDVDIDVPAHKVTRGERMISLTPIEFDLLVTLARKPNQVFTREMLLEQVWGYRHSADTRLVNVHVQRLRAKLEKDPDNPEIVVTVRGVGYKAGPR; encoded by the coding sequence ATCGACGCCGGACCGGACCGGAATCGCGACCGTCAGGTCAAACCGCGGATCCTGATCGTCGACGACGATCTGGCGCTCACCGAAATGCTCACGATCGTGCTGGGCAAACAGGGATACGAGCCCTACGCGATCAACAACGGCGCCCAGGCGCTGGACGCGGTCCGCGATCTGCGACCGGATCTGGTGCTGCTGGATCTGATGTTGCCGGGAATGAACGGCGTCGACGTGTGCCGCACGCTGCGCGGCGAATCGGTCAATGTGCCGATCCTGATGCTCACCGCCAAGACCGACACCATCGACGTGGTCGTCGGCCTGGAATCGGGAGCGGACGACTACGTCGCCAAGCCGTTCAAGCCGAAGGAACTCATCGCCCGCGTGCGGGCCCGGCTGCGCCGCGCCACCGACGAGCCGATCGAGCAGCTGACCATCGGCGACGTGGACATCGACGTGCCCGCGCACAAGGTGACCCGCGGCGAGCGGATGATCTCGCTGACGCCGATCGAATTCGATCTGCTGGTCACCCTGGCCCGCAAGCCGAATCAGGTGTTCACCCGCGAGATGCTGCTGGAGCAGGTGTGGGGCTATCGGCATTCGGCCGACACCCGGCTGGTCAACGTGCACGTGCAGCGACTGCGCGCGAAATTGGAGAAGGATCCGGACAATCCGGAGATCGTCGTGACGGTCCGCGGGGTCGGCTACAAGGCGGGCCCGCGGTAA
- a CDS encoding CoA-acylating methylmalonate-semialdehyde dehydrogenase — protein sequence MSNPIVHWVDGAEFTGTADNWADVTNPATGVVSGRVALANEADAQAVIDAAARASKGWAATSLARRTQILFAFRELLNARKDELAQLITAEHGKVHSDALGEIARGLEVVEFATGIAHLLKGGQSPNVSTGHDVHSRREPLGVVGIISPFNFPAMVPMWFFPIALAAGNAVVLKPSEKDPSAALWLARLWQDAGLPAGVFNVLQGDKTAVDALLTSPDIKAISFVGSTPIAQYVYENAARNGKRVQALGGAKNHMVVLPDADLDLAADAAVNAGFGSAGERCMAVSVLVAVDPIGDELIAKIAERTGRVVVGDGTKGYAEKEADMGPLVTRAHRDRVANFIESGEKAGAKVVVDGRDVQARGGAEGFWLGPTLFDNVTPDMEIYTEEIFGPVLSVVRVGTYDEAVALINANKYGNGTAIFTNDGGAARRFEQDIQVGMIGINVPIPVPVGYYSFGGWKSSLFGDSHAYGPEGVHFFTRAKVVTTRWIDPSNRPEGGLNLGFPRNV from the coding sequence ATGAGCAATCCGATCGTCCACTGGGTGGATGGCGCCGAGTTCACCGGAACCGCCGACAACTGGGCGGATGTCACCAATCCGGCCACCGGCGTGGTGAGCGGCCGGGTCGCCCTGGCGAACGAGGCCGACGCGCAGGCCGTCATCGATGCGGCCGCGCGGGCGAGCAAGGGCTGGGCCGCCACCTCGCTGGCACGCCGCACCCAGATACTCTTCGCGTTCCGCGAACTGCTCAACGCGCGCAAGGACGAACTCGCGCAGCTCATCACCGCCGAACACGGCAAGGTGCACTCCGACGCGCTCGGCGAGATCGCCCGCGGCCTCGAGGTGGTCGAATTCGCCACCGGCATCGCGCATCTGCTCAAGGGCGGGCAGTCGCCGAACGTCTCCACCGGGCACGACGTGCACTCGCGCCGCGAGCCGCTGGGTGTGGTCGGCATCATCAGCCCGTTCAACTTCCCGGCCATGGTGCCGATGTGGTTCTTCCCGATCGCGCTGGCCGCGGGTAACGCCGTGGTGCTGAAGCCGTCGGAGAAGGATCCGTCGGCGGCGCTGTGGCTCGCGCGGCTGTGGCAGGACGCGGGGCTGCCCGCCGGCGTGTTCAACGTGTTGCAGGGCGACAAGACCGCCGTGGACGCGCTGCTGACCAGCCCGGACATCAAGGCGATCAGCTTCGTCGGCTCCACCCCGATCGCGCAGTACGTGTACGAGAACGCCGCGCGCAACGGTAAGCGGGTACAGGCCCTCGGCGGCGCCAAGAACCACATGGTGGTGCTGCCCGACGCCGATCTGGATCTGGCCGCGGACGCCGCCGTCAACGCCGGCTTCGGCTCGGCCGGTGAGCGCTGCATGGCGGTGTCGGTGCTGGTCGCCGTGGACCCGATCGGCGACGAACTGATCGCCAAGATCGCCGAGCGCACCGGCCGGGTCGTGGTCGGCGACGGTACCAAGGGTTACGCGGAGAAGGAGGCGGACATGGGTCCGCTGGTCACCCGCGCGCACCGGGACCGGGTCGCGAACTTCATCGAATCCGGCGAGAAGGCCGGCGCGAAGGTCGTCGTCGACGGCCGCGACGTGCAGGCGCGCGGCGGCGCCGAGGGCTTCTGGCTGGGCCCGACCCTGTTCGACAACGTCACCCCCGACATGGAGATCTACACCGAGGAGATCTTCGGACCGGTGCTGTCGGTGGTCCGCGTCGGCACCTACGACGAGGCGGTGGCGCTGATCAACGCCAACAAGTACGGTAACGGCACCGCGATCTTCACCAACGACGGCGGTGCGGCCCGGCGCTTCGAACAGGACATCCAGGTCGGCATGATCGGCATCAACGTGCCGATTCCGGTGCCGGTGGGCTACTACTCGTTCGGTGGCTGGAAGTCGTCGCTGTTCGGTGACTCGCATGCCTACGGCCCGGAGGGTGTGCACTTCTTCACCCGGGCCAAGGTTGTCACCACCCGCTGGATCGATCCGTCGAACCGCCCCGAGGGCGGCCTGAACCTGGGGTTCCCACGAAATGTCTGA
- a CDS encoding SAM-dependent methyltransferase: MSSQSPVTYPSVAPVGVDISRASIARVYDAFLGGKDNFEIDRQVFENVKKVAPGAAELALANRDFLIRATRFLAQKAGIRQFLDLGSGLPTAENTHQVVQRIVPNARVVYVDNDPMVLAHARALLEDNPDTSIVTADIFRPLEVLGNEIIRDELDFDSPLALFQIGTLHHYLGDDSAALMQTYIDALAPGSYVAICHFHDPEVPELTELAEHMEDKFIHSPMGSGRFRTFPAIEAMFGDLEMVPPGLVVADDWWPTGPHLAPLSPVRRCVAAGIGRKK, encoded by the coding sequence ATGTCATCACAATCGCCGGTCACATATCCGAGCGTCGCGCCCGTGGGGGTGGACATCTCGCGAGCGAGTATCGCGCGAGTTTACGATGCCTTCCTCGGTGGCAAGGACAACTTCGAGATCGACCGCCAGGTCTTCGAGAACGTGAAGAAAGTCGCGCCGGGCGCGGCCGAATTGGCGCTGGCCAACCGGGACTTCCTGATCCGCGCGACACGATTTCTGGCGCAGAAGGCCGGTATCCGCCAGTTTCTCGATCTCGGGTCGGGGCTGCCCACCGCGGAGAACACCCACCAGGTGGTGCAGCGTATCGTCCCGAACGCGCGGGTCGTGTACGTCGACAACGATCCGATGGTGCTCGCCCACGCCCGCGCGCTGCTCGAGGACAATCCGGACACCTCGATCGTCACCGCCGACATCTTCCGGCCGCTCGAGGTTCTCGGCAACGAGATCATCCGCGACGAACTGGATTTCGACAGTCCACTCGCACTGTTCCAGATCGGCACCCTGCACCATTATCTCGGCGACGATTCGGCGGCATTGATGCAGACCTACATCGATGCGCTCGCACCCGGTTCCTATGTGGCGATCTGCCATTTCCACGATCCCGAGGTGCCCGAATTGACCGAATTGGCCGAACATATGGAGGACAAATTCATCCACAGTCCGATGGGCAGTGGACGTTTCCGTACCTTCCCGGCGATCGAGGCGATGTTCGGCGATCTGGAAATGGTGCCGCCCGGTCTGGTCGTCGCCGACGACTGGTGGCCCACCGGCCCGCATCTGGCGCCGTTGTCGCCCGTCCGCCGCTGTGTCGCCGCCGGTATCGGCCGCAAGAAGTAG
- a CDS encoding SRPBCC family protein: protein MTDHDTWIVGDSSAVTFDAPAHAVFDLVTQARFWPEWHVSSHGIAGVTQRPYRVGDIVYEFGQLDDGTEHHLVWQCVEQEYGRNSLLVEETLGVGLRYRLIEDDAGHTTFTRDTLYHPGSAHDEHARALIAEAGAASMPGIHRHVGRLLARERDSLRSAPATAAAALYRPVV from the coding sequence ATGACCGATCACGACACCTGGATCGTCGGCGACAGTAGTGCCGTCACCTTCGACGCCCCGGCCCACGCCGTGTTCGATCTCGTGACCCAGGCCAGGTTCTGGCCGGAATGGCACGTGTCGAGTCACGGCATCGCCGGGGTGACCCAGCGGCCCTATCGGGTCGGTGACATCGTCTACGAATTCGGGCAGCTCGACGACGGCACCGAACATCATCTGGTGTGGCAGTGCGTCGAACAGGAATACGGCAGGAATTCCCTGCTGGTGGAGGAGACCCTCGGCGTCGGCCTGCGCTACCGGCTGATCGAGGACGACGCCGGGCACACCACCTTCACCCGCGACACGCTGTACCACCCCGGATCCGCCCACGACGAGCACGCCCGCGCGCTGATCGCCGAGGCCGGCGCGGCGAGCATGCCGGGTATCCATCGGCACGTCGGCCGGTTGCTGGCCCGGGAACGCGACAGCCTCCGGTCGGCGCCGGCCACCGCCGCGGCCGCGCTGTACCGGCCCGTCGTCTAG